Genomic DNA from Luteolibacter arcticus:
CTCCAGCACCGGGAAGCTCAAGAGGTCGATGCTGCTCTTGACCTGGAAGGAAATACCTTCCGCGCTGGGCCAGGTGAGCGTCAGGCCTGTCGCAGCCGTGCCGGTGATGGTGATGGCAAAACGTGAGGCACCGCTCGTAGGATCGAGATCCAGGGCGAACTCGACGCCGTTGGCGGTTCCGTCGCCGTCAAAGTCCTCGGCCGAGCCACCGTTCGGGCCGCTTGGATCGATGCCGTAGCCGGCGGCCCAAGCGTCGTAGTCGTTGAGCGCAGGATACGACTGATAGAGGGCCAGCACGTTGGCGGGCGAGAGGCCTCCGTCGTAAAAGCGGAGGTCGTCGACCTTTCCGTTCACCTGGTCGATTAAGGTCAGCGGGCGGGACCCTACCGAGATCTGGGTGGATGCGCTCAAGGCCGCCTTGCTGGACAGCGCGAGCATCGGGTCGCTTGCGCTGGCCCCGTTGATGTAGATGTCGGTCAGCCCGGTGCCGCTGCGGGCAACCGTCACGTGAACCCATTCGTTCAAGTGGTCGTTGAAGTTGAAGCCCGCCACCGCACTCAGTTGGCCGACGCCGCCGTTGTGGAACCAGAAGAGGCGGGCATCGACCGCCGCTGTCGCGTCGGCGTCATAGACACCGAAGTTCCAACGCCCTGCCTGGCCATTGTTGGCGGACAGGAAATGGAGCTGCGCCCCATTGGCCAGCGGTCCGGCGAGGCGGACCCAGGTGCTGAAAGTGAAAGGCGAGGCTCCCGTCGGGATCAGCGAGGATGGCAAGAGCACCTTCGAATTCGCGGTCGCGATGGCCGGAAAGGTGACCGCATTCCCGTCCCGTCCTGACTGGCCGAGGATCACATCGGTTCCAATCGTGCCCACGTTCGCGCTTTCGCTATCCGCGGCGGAAGTTCCCGCGGTTTCGTCGAACTTGAAGCGATGGATGAGCGCGCCGCTGTAACCCGGAAGATTCGACGGCGTCGACACCGCGACCAGCGGGTCGGAGGCGGCGGCAATCTCGACATTGTCGTTGAAGGTATCACCGTCGGTATCGACGAGAGAAGGGTTGGTGCCATGGATGTTCACCTCATCCCCGTCCACCAGCGTGTCCCCGTCCTTGTCCGCGTTTGCGAGGGGATTCGTCACGTAGGTCAGCACTTCGAGCCCGTCACTCAGACCGTCACTGTCGGTGTCCGCAACGTTGGGGTCGGTACCCGTCTGGGTGGTGGACACAAAGGTGCCGTCACCGGTTTCGGCACCATCGAGCAAGCCATCGCCATCGGTGTCGGCCTTCAGGGGGTCGGTCCCGGTGCTAGAGGGTCCCGCGAAGGAACCGCTCCGCGTTTCCACGTGATCCTGCAACCCGTCTCCATCGGTGTCTCCGGCCAGCGGATTGGTACCGGCGGTGAATTCCTGGAGGTTGTTAGAACTGTCGCTGTCGTTTTGCAGGGAGGCATCGGCTCCGTTGCTGTCACTGAGGCCATAGAAGGTTTCCCACCAGGCCGGGATCCCGTCGCCATCGCTATCCGCGATGCCGAGCTCCGCCGGAGTCAATGCGCGGTCAAGGATTTCCACCTTCGAGATCGTGAGCGATGCGTTCACGCCACCGGTCGCGGACAGTGAACCATTGGCAGCGGTGTTCCCGCCGATGCGGAAGGGTAGTGGCCGGGCAGCATTGGTATTGTCAACCGCCCAAGTGGCCAGCACCGAGGCAAAGGTTTCCTGGCGCGTCAGGACGCCATCGACATAAACCGTGCCCTGCCTCGGCGCGGCAGCATCGTAGGTGTATGCGAGGTAGGTCCAGCGGCCTGCCTTCACAACTTCGCCGATCTCGAATGCGTCATCGCCCCATGGCATGTCGGCATCGGCACCCCATTGGCCGGCCGCTCCGAAGGTGGTGCTAGTACCGTGGAGGAAGGAGGCATTGGTGCTGTTCGGCCCGTCGCGGCGGCCCCAGGTCAAGATGGTTTCCTCACTGGCCACGGTGGGATTGAAGATCCACGCGGTGATGGTGCGGGAGCTGTTTCCTGTCAGCACCGGCGGGGCGGCCATTCCTACCAACACATCGTCGCCACTGAAGGTGACGCCTTTCACTCCATGGATCGTTTGCACCACCGGCGAGTCCAGGGTTTCCACATTGAAGGTGCTTCCGATGGTGCCGAGATTGCCCCAAGACGAGAGTGGCCCGGCGGCGAGCGCCGAAGCATCCAGGCGGACGATGGGTGACGGGGCACTGGTGCCGGGAACACTCCCCACCAGATTGGGGTCGGAGGCGCGCGCGATCTCCACGTAGTCGGCGAAGGTGTCACCATCGCTATCCGCGGCGAGCGGATTGGTGCCGGTATCGGCAAGTGAAACGAAGGTCCCGGTGTGGGTTTCCCGGTTGTCAGTCAGACCGTCGCCATCGGTATCGGCAAGCGTGGGATTGGTCGGGGCCGGCGAACCGGAAACGAGGCGATTCGCCTCCGTCCCATCGGCAACGCCATCACCGTCCGTGTCGGGTGATGCTGGATTCGTTCCGGCAGCGTACTCCTCGCCATGGGTGAGGGTGTCCCCGTCGGTATTCCCCCCCGGGCCTTGGCTGATGTCGCCGAGTTTGGCGATCTCCCAACTGTCCGGCAGGCCATCGGGCTCGGAATCGACGTCTGGATAGACTACAAAGTCGTTTGCCGTGCGCACCGTCGGCGTATTGAAGGCAACCATCGGCGTCGAGGAGCCATCCGCGTTGAGGCGGTTGATATCCCCTGCCCCACCCGTGCCTTGGTTGAAGGTAAGATAATTCCGCTGACCTTCGATCAGCCCGATCTCCAAGCCATTCGACTTTCCGGTGGTCGTGAGCTGGCCGAGAACCGGAGCCGTGGCGAAGGCGTCGATCTTCCGCAGGGAGTTCGGAGCGGCGACGTTCGTCGTGACCAACAAGGTGGTACCATCCACGGCCAATGCTGTCGCGCCGGTGGCGGCGGTGGTCAGCGTGGATTGGTAAACTCCGGCCGAACTAAACTTGTACACCGCGTTTGAGTTCCGCGACGCGACATAGAGATTGCCTCCGCTCCAGATCAAGTCCCGTGCGTTGGCCAGGGTGAATCCCGTGCCGGACACGGGGATGACCTGGGTGAAGCTGCCGCCGGCCGTGGTGAGGCTGAAGACGCCGTTGCCAACATTGGCACCCCCCCCGAAGGCGGTGCTGAAGTAGAGCTTGCCGTCGGGTCCAACCTCGATGCCCTGCGGATCGGCGTTCGTCCAGCCGGTGGTACCGGTTCCACGGATGACCAGGTCACTGACCAGCCCGGCGCGGGTGATCTTGACGACCTTCCGGAGGGAAGCCGTGGTGACTGTGGCGTAGAAGCAGTCGTCGCTCGGGTTGTAAGTAACGGCAAAGATGCCGGGGACATTGGCGATGGTTCGCACGCGGGACCACGTGGCCGCCGCGTTGAAAGTGCCTTTGGCCACGTAGTACTCGTCAATGTTCCCGTCCGAAAGTGCCACCGCGACCAAGGAGTCGGCGAGGACCGGGGCTGTGGTCGCCCAACAGGCACTTACTACAAGAAGGAGGGGACGAAAGGCTTCGGATTTCATGGGTTTGGATCTGGGTTTCCGGGGTAGGGTCGTATTCGTCGGGCAAGGTGTGGGTGGACCCGCGTGTCGTCAAATATATTCGGCTACATTAAGATCGACCGGACGGTGTTTGTCAGTGGGAGGAGTCTCCGAATTCAACGGCCGCCAAGCTCTAACACACAGACTTGGAGGAACTTTCTCCCATCGGGCTGGGCCAGCCGGCGATTGAATGCCAGATGCTTTCCGTCCGGCGAAAAGATCACGCCATGGCAGGGCGACTGGTCAGCTGCAAGCCGGGAGGTGAGAGGCTCGGAAGCTCCAGTGCGAGCATTGATCCGGATAATCCTGCCTCCCGCCGAGCAGGCAAGATGGAGACCATCAGGAGACCAGGTGAAGGGAGTTTCAATGGACTCCTTCAACCGCGAAAGTGTCCGGATCTCTCCACCGGCCGGAGATATGCCGAAGATTTGCACCACACCATCGGCATCCTCATCGAGAAATGCGATGGTCGATCCGTCGGGAGACGAGCGGATCCAGTGGCGCGGGCCCTGCAGGCCCGGCCGGGCGGTGTTCTCGGTGTGGGTGAGCCGCCGGATCGTCACTCCCGCTGGCGGGCTCGGGAGGCGGTCGCTAGCACCCTCCAGCGGCCCCTCCGCCCCTACACGGGAAAACGTTTCCGGCAGGTCGGCGAGAAAGACCTCTGAAACCGGGCTGCCGTTCCGCGCCACGGTGGTTCCGAGGAATGCGATCGCCTTGCGCTGCCGCCTTCCGTCCCCTCTGAGATAGCCATCTGTCCCGACCCATCCTTCCTCGCAGGCACGGGAAAGCTCATCGCTTCCCGGTCGGGGATCGGGCTTCACGGGAACCACGACCACGGTGAACCCTTTGCCGGAAAACTCGTCACCCGCGCGGGCATCGGCGACGGTCACGGGCGAGTTTATCTCGATCACCCCGATCGTCCGCAAGTCGCCGGGAGCAGGGCCGGGGGCCGGAACAACGGCATCGTTGTAGGTGAAAGAAAGCATCGTCCCGTCACCCGACCAATGGTGGGCATGAGTGCCACCGCGCAGCGCTCCAGGCGTGAAAGGGGGCGTGACGTCGCGGGCATCGAGCCGGGACATCTTGCCCGGTGCTCCCAGCGAAACGATGGCAGCCGAACGCCGCTGCGCAGCGTAGGGATGGTCCGCGCTGGCATTGTCGAGGCCATGGATGAAAACGATATCATCCGAAGACGGGCTGAAGGTCGCCGCGCCGACTCCGGGGCCCTGTGGTGAACTACGAGAAGTCTCGTAGATCACCGTCTCCTCGCCGGTGACGATGTTTACCACCCCGATGCGGGCGGAGGACGCGAGCTGGGTCTCGTCGTTCCGCGAATCAAAGACGATGTGCCGTCCATCGCGGGAGAAGACTTGCGAATTGTGGATCAAGTGACCGGCGGCACTCCGGGTAAGCACCCGTTCGGTTACTCCCAAGACGGGGAAACTGGCAGCGAGCATGACCAACAGGACTTTCACGCGACCGCGAAGATGGGGAACGCCGGCATCCTTGCATCCGAACCCGCCAGGACCAGACGCAAGGCATCCATCTGGTCTGCGCTGCAGGGGGTCAATGGCGGAGCCATGTGTGGCTCGCACAAGCCGAGACCGGCCATCGCTGCCTTGATGGTCACGAAGACGGAGGTAGGACGGCCCGTGAGATCGTAGGTCTCATCCGCGAGACGGGAGATTCTGGCTTGGGCCGCTCTGGCGGTATCGAGGTCGCCTTCTTCGAAGGCGTCCTGAAGGGACCGGAATAACGACGGATAGATGTTCCCTCCCCCGCCCACCACCCCGTGGGCACCGAGCTTGAGTGCGGAAAGATACAGATACTCGTTTCCGACAAGCACGGTGACCTCCGGCCGGACCGAGGCGATTTCGATCATGCTCTGGAGATACGCCAGATCACCGGAGGAGTCCTTGAAGCCAATCAAGTTCGGATGTCCGAGGGCGGACTGGAGGCAAGCTTCGTCCAGCACATGGCCGGTCAGCCAGGGCATGTTGTAGAGAAGGACCGGCAGTTCGAGTTGGGGCAGCAGGTGGTCGAAGTGGCGCTGCAATTCATCGGAAGACAATTCGTAGTAAGACGGCGCGGCGGCGACCACGGCATCGGCCCCAAGGTCGAGTGCCAGTCGCCCCAGATCGACACTGGTGGCGGGGCAGTTGTCGGCAATTCCCACCAGCACGGGAATGCGGCCGGCAGAAGCGGCGACCGCCTCACGGATCACCTCGCCACGGTGACCGGACGGCAAGGACGCGAGTTCACCTGTCGAGCCAAGCACGAAGGCGGCATGCGCGCCTCCGGCCACCAGATGATCGAAGATTCTTTGGAATGCGGCGGCGTCCACCGCGCCGGTGGCGGTGAGAGGCGTCGGGACGGGCGGGACGACGCCGTGAATGCGGAGCGCAGGAGTCATGAGCGGATTTGCTTTCGGTGGAACAGGGTGCTGAAGGCGACGCCGCCAAACAGGATGACCAGCGTGCCGAGCACGATGGCAAGGAAGGCGTGGAAGGGAGCGCGCGTGGCGCTCATCGACTCCGGCCACAGGCCGGCGGTGGAAAGCGTGATCCAGGTGATGATCCCCAGCCCGCAAATCACCGCCGCGATGGCGGCAGGGTTGGACGCGCGACGGGAGACCAGGCCCAATAGGAAGAGACCCAGGATGCCTCCGGAGAAAATGCTCGAGAGGGTCCACCACGCGTCGAGCGCGCTCGCGATATTCAGCAGCAGGAAGGAAACCGAAGTGCCAACGACGCCAAACACCAAGGTCGCCCATCGCAGCACCCGCAACGATCCACGGTCCCCGGTATCGGGACGAAAGAAGCGGAGGAAGAAGTCGGCGTGAAACACGGTGGCGGCCGAGTTCAGGGAGGTCGAAATGGTGCTCATCCCGGCTGCGAAAACCGCAGCAATCAGCAGGCCGGTGACGCCGGATGGCAGATGCTTGCCGATGAAATGCGGGAACACCCCGTCGCCAATGTCTGCGTCCGGGAGGGTCGCCGCTTTTGTGGCCACCGCACTCGCGAAGCCTGGAGCGGCGGGATCGAAGCCGTCAGTGATCAAGCGTTGCGATGCCACGGCATCACGAACCTCCGCGAGGTCGCCGGGACGCGACAGATAGAAAGCGAACAGCGCGGTGCCGATCAGGAAAAATACCGCGCTCACCGGCAGATAGAGCATGCCTCCCAGCCACACGCTCTTGCGGGCTTCCTTTTCCGAGGACGAGGCGATGTAGCGCTGCACGTAGCTCTGATCGATGCCGAAGTTTTGGAGGTTCACAAACAGGCCGTTCAGGAGGACCACCCAGAAGGTTTGCCGCGACCAATCGTCGAGCGCCATCGATCCCATCGAGAACTTCTGATGCTCCCCCGCCACGCGGAATAATTCCCCAAGCCCGCCCGGGAGTTGGAAAATCATCAGCGCCAGGCAGGCCAGCGCGCCGCCGATCAAGACGAAGGCCTGCAAGGCATCCGTCCAGATGACCGCGACGATGCCCCCCACCAGCGAGTAAAGGGTGACGACCATCCCCGTGATCACCAGCACACTCCCGATGGGCACCCCCATGATCACGGCCAGCGGCAACGCCATGAGATACATCACCATCGCGATCCGGGCGACTTGGGTCAGCAGGTAGAAGCTGCTCGCATACACCCGGGCCCAAGGGCCGAAGCGGTGTTCCAAGTGGGCGTATGCCGAGACCTCACCGCTGGCCCGGTAAAAGGGCAGGAACCAGCGCGCGGCGATCCAAGTCGCAAGGGGGATCGAGAGAGAGAAAGCAAACGGCGTCCAGTCGCTGCCGAAGCTTTTTCCCGGTAAGGCGAGGAAGCTGATGCTGGAAAGAAAGGTCGCGAAAATCGACAGCCCGCAGACCCATCCCGGCAACGAGCGGTTCGCTGCCGTGAAGCCCTCCGCCGAGCCGCTGCCGCGCGACAAGAACAGCCCGACCCCGAGCGTGGCCGCGAAGTAGGCCAGCAAGACAGTCCAATCCAAGGCGGTGAAATGCGAGGTCATGAAATTGCACTCACGGCCCTCCCGGCACCGTTCCGAGCAAGAATCCCCACCCTCAGCCAGCGGTCAAATATATTCGGATATTGCTGAATTTTTCCGCATCGATTCCACCCTTCCTGCATGGAAAATGGAAGCCCTTCAGACCTCGATGGCAGTCTCGAGGTGATCGAGGGTAAATTGGAGCGAAGTCTGGATGTGGTGCCGCATCGCCTCCGAAGCGCCGCGCCCATCCCTGATTTCCAGCGCCGCTAGAATCGCGCCATGCTGCTCGCAAGCCAACCGCAGGCGGACTAGATCGTGAATTCCGCGATCAGCGAAAAAGATCCGCGACTGGATGTGGCT
This window encodes:
- a CDS encoding sodium:solute symporter: MTSHFTALDWTVLLAYFAATLGVGLFLSRGSGSAEGFTAANRSLPGWVCGLSIFATFLSSISFLALPGKSFGSDWTPFAFSLSIPLATWIAARWFLPFYRASGEVSAYAHLEHRFGPWARVYASSFYLLTQVARIAMVMYLMALPLAVIMGVPIGSVLVITGMVVTLYSLVGGIVAVIWTDALQAFVLIGGALACLALMIFQLPGGLGELFRVAGEHQKFSMGSMALDDWSRQTFWVVLLNGLFVNLQNFGIDQSYVQRYIASSSEKEARKSVWLGGMLYLPVSAVFFLIGTALFAFYLSRPGDLAEVRDAVASQRLITDGFDPAAPGFASAVATKAATLPDADIGDGVFPHFIGKHLPSGVTGLLIAAVFAAGMSTISTSLNSAATVFHADFFLRFFRPDTGDRGSLRVLRWATLVFGVVGTSVSFLLLNIASALDAWWTLSSIFSGGILGLFLLGLVSRRASNPAAIAAVICGLGIITWITLSTAGLWPESMSATRAPFHAFLAIVLGTLVILFGGVAFSTLFHRKQIRS
- a CDS encoding DUF3748 domain-containing protein; this encodes MKVLLVMLAASFPVLGVTERVLTRSAAGHLIHNSQVFSRDGRHIVFDSRNDETQLASSARIGVVNIVTGEETVIYETSRSSPQGPGVGAATFSPSSDDIVFIHGLDNASADHPYAAQRRSAAIVSLGAPGKMSRLDARDVTPPFTPGALRGGTHAHHWSGDGTMLSFTYNDAVVPAPGPAPGDLRTIGVIEINSPVTVADARAGDEFSGKGFTVVVVPVKPDPRPGSDELSRACEEGWVGTDGYLRGDGRRQRKAIAFLGTTVARNGSPVSEVFLADLPETFSRVGAEGPLEGASDRLPSPPAGVTIRRLTHTENTARPGLQGPRHWIRSSPDGSTIAFLDEDADGVVQIFGISPAGGEIRTLSRLKESIETPFTWSPDGLHLACSAGGRIIRINARTGASEPLTSRLAADQSPCHGVIFSPDGKHLAFNRRLAQPDGRKFLQVCVLELGGR
- a CDS encoding LamG domain-containing protein; its protein translation is MKSEAFRPLLLVVSACWATTAPVLADSLVAVALSDGNIDEYYVAKGTFNAAATWSRVRTIANVPGIFAVTYNPSDDCFYATVTTASLRKVVKITRAGLVSDLVIRGTGTTGWTNADPQGIEVGPDGKLYFSTAFGGGANVGNGVFSLTTAGGSFTQVIPVSGTGFTLANARDLIWSGGNLYVASRNSNAVYKFSSAGVYQSTLTTAATGATALAVDGTTLLVTTNVAAPNSLRKIDAFATAPVLGQLTTTGKSNGLEIGLIEGQRNYLTFNQGTGGAGDINRLNADGSSTPMVAFNTPTVRTANDFVVYPDVDSEPDGLPDSWEIAKLGDISQGPGGNTDGDTLTHGEEYAAGTNPASPDTDGDGVADGTEANRLVSGSPAPTNPTLADTDGDGLTDNRETHTGTFVSLADTGTNPLAADSDGDTFADYVEIARASDPNLVGSVPGTSAPSPIVRLDASALAAGPLSSWGNLGTIGSTFNVETLDSPVVQTIHGVKGVTFSGDDVLVGMAAPPVLTGNSSRTITAWIFNPTVASEETILTWGRRDGPNSTNASFLHGTSTTFGAAGQWGADADMPWGDDAFEIGEVVKAGRWTYLAYTYDAAAPRQGTVYVDGVLTRQETFASVLATWAVDNTNAARPLPFRIGGNTAANGSLSATGGVNASLTISKVEILDRALTPAELGIADSDGDGIPAWWETFYGLSDSNGADASLQNDSDSSNNLQEFTAGTNPLAGDTDGDGLQDHVETRSGSFAGPSSTGTDPLKADTDGDGLLDGAETGDGTFVSTTQTGTDPNVADTDSDGLSDGLEVLTYVTNPLANADKDGDTLVDGDEVNIHGTNPSLVDTDGDTFNDNVEIAAASDPLVAVSTPSNLPGYSGALIHRFKFDETAGTSAADSESANVGTIGTDVILGQSGRDGNAVTFPAIATANSKVLLPSSLIPTGASPFTFSTWVRLAGPLANGAQLHFLSANNGQAGRWNFGVYDADATAAVDARLFWFHNGGVGQLSAVAGFNFNDHLNEWVHVTVARSGTGLTDIYINGASASDPMLALSSKAALSASTQISVGSRPLTLIDQVNGKVDDLRFYDGGLSPANVLALYQSYPALNDYDAWAAGYGIDPSGPNGGSAEDFDGDGTANGVEFALDLDPTSGASRFAITITGTAATGLTLTWPSAEGISFQVKSSIDLLSFPVLEATIVGQASQTTATWTTPPASELRKFYRVEFNP
- a CDS encoding dihydrodipicolinate synthase family protein, coding for MTPALRIHGVVPPVPTPLTATGAVDAAAFQRIFDHLVAGGAHAAFVLGSTGELASLPSGHRGEVIREAVAASAGRIPVLVGIADNCPATSVDLGRLALDLGADAVVAAAPSYYELSSDELQRHFDHLLPQLELPVLLYNMPWLTGHVLDEACLQSALGHPNLIGFKDSSGDLAYLQSMIEIASVRPEVTVLVGNEYLYLSALKLGAHGVVGGGGNIYPSLFRSLQDAFEEGDLDTARAAQARISRLADETYDLTGRPTSVFVTIKAAMAGLGLCEPHMAPPLTPCSADQMDALRLVLAGSDARMPAFPIFAVA